Proteins co-encoded in one Acanthopagrus latus isolate v.2019 chromosome 10, fAcaLat1.1, whole genome shotgun sequence genomic window:
- the LOC119027489 gene encoding uncharacterized protein LOC119027489 isoform X7: MKSFTLIAALTLCSFSWISASVSQSQTVEAQPGEGVTLWCNNTYNNGAVIFWFRLVDRTEVSCVSVMIHSKEAKYCEGFQNGKFEMRISNNTVSLKMHFVVKSDAGLYFCGFYTSGIITFSVTRLNVKGGNEPPGDEDSGDKRESGGIAMLTSVIVGALTFVLVLVIIGLVVKVRKLQTAATEENNPQQCENLLSDQLKDAAVRFYPTSVRSRRPASEREVETHIIYTASRQTQKVLSDLGHCPDRA, translated from the exons ATGAAGAGCTTCACCTTGATAGCAGCTTTGACTCTCTGCAGCTTTA gctggatctctgcctcagtctctcagtctcagACTGTGGAGGCTCAGCCTGGTGAAGGAGTCACACTGTGGTGCAACAACACCTACAACAATGGTGCTGTGATATTCTGGTTCAGACTGGTCGACAGAACCGAggtcagctgtgtctctgtcatgatCCATTCCAAAGAAGCTAAATACTGTGAAGGATTTCAAAATGGGAAATTTGAAATGAGAATCAGCAACAACACTGTCtctctcaaaatgcattttgtggTTAAATCTGATGCAGGACTGTATTTCTGTGGATTTTACACTAGTGGAATTATCACTTTCAGTGTCACACGTTTAAATGTCAAAG gcgGCAATGAGCCACCTGGTGACGAGGACAGCGGAGATAAAA GAGAGTCTGGAGGAATAGCAATGCTGACGAGTGTGATCGTGGGTGCTCTGACTTTTGTCCTTGTACTGGTCATCATCGGTCTGGTTGTGAAAGTCAGGAAACTTCAGACAG CTGCCACTGAAGAAAATAATCCACAACAGTGTGAG AATCTGCTCTCTGATCAGCTGAAGGATGCAGCTGTGAGATTTTACCCGACATCAGTAAGAAGCAGGAGGCCTGcatcagagagagaagtggaaaCTCATATCATTTATACTGCCAGCAGACAGACTCAGAAGG TTTTGTCTGACCTTGGTCACTGTCCAGATCGAGCATAG
- the LOC119027502 gene encoding uncharacterized protein LOC119027502, producing the protein MMNFTLIAALSLCSVSWISASVSQSQTVEAQSGEGVTLWCNNTYNNGAVIFWFRLVDRTEVSCVSVMIHSKEAKYCEGFQNGKFEMRSSNNTVSLKMHFVVKSDAGLYFCGFYTSGIITFSVTRLNVKGSNEPPGDEDSGDKRESDGIAMLTSVILGALTVVLVLVIIGLVVKVRKLQTALEENQNPEQRKNVGHDDDVNYAAVTIRPKAKRRQQEPNVIYASTR; encoded by the exons ATGATGAACTTCACTTTGATAGCCGCTTTGAGTCTCTGCAGCGTTA gctggatctctgcctcagtctctcagtctcagACTGTGGAGGCTCAGTCTGGTGAAGGAGTCACACTGTGGTGCAACAACACCTACAACAATGGTGCGGTGATCTTCTGGTTCAGACTGGTCGACAGAACCGAggtcagctgtgtctctgtcatgatCCACTCCAAAGAAGCTAAATACTGCGAAGGATTTCAAAATGGGAAATTTGAAATgagaagcagcaacaacactgtctctctcaaaatgcattttgtggTTAAATCTGATGCAGGACTGTATTTCTGTGGATTTTACACTAGTGGAATTATCACTTTCAGTGTCACACGTTTAAATGTCAAAG gcaGCAATGAGCCACCTGGTGACGAGGACAGTGGAGATAAAA GAGAGTCTGACGGAATAGCAATGCTGACAAGTGTGATCCTGGGTGCTCTGACTGTTGTCCTCGTCCTGGTCATCATCGGTCTGGTTGTTAAAGTCAGGAAACTTCAGACAG CTCTTGAGGAAAACCAGAATCCAGAGCAACGAAAG AATGTGGGCCATGATGATGACGTGAACTACGCAGCAGTGACAATTCGACCGAAAGCAAAAAGAAGACAGCAGGAGCCAAATGTTATCTATGCTTCAACCAGATAG
- the LOC119027489 gene encoding uncharacterized protein LOC119027489 isoform X9: protein MKSFTLIAALTLCSFSWISASVSQSQTVEAQPGEGVTLWCNNTYNNGAVIFWFRLVDRTEVSCVSVMIHSKEAKYCEGFQNGKFEMRISNNTVSLKMHFVVKSDAGLYFCGFYTSGIITFSVTRLNVKGYFYPYFFSLKGGNEPPGDEDSGDKRESGGIAMLTSVIVGALTFVLVLVIIGLVVKVRKLQTAATEENNPQQCENLLSDQLKDAAVRFYPTSFCLTLVTVQIEHS from the exons ATGAAGAGCTTCACCTTGATAGCAGCTTTGACTCTCTGCAGCTTTA gctggatctctgcctcagtctctcagtctcagACTGTGGAGGCTCAGCCTGGTGAAGGAGTCACACTGTGGTGCAACAACACCTACAACAATGGTGCTGTGATATTCTGGTTCAGACTGGTCGACAGAACCGAggtcagctgtgtctctgtcatgatCCATTCCAAAGAAGCTAAATACTGTGAAGGATTTCAAAATGGGAAATTTGAAATGAGAATCAGCAACAACACTGTCtctctcaaaatgcattttgtggTTAAATCTGATGCAGGACTGTATTTCTGTGGATTTTACACTAGTGGAATTATCACTTTCAGTGTCACACGTTTAAATGTCAAAG GCTACTTTTATccttactttttttctttaaaaggcgGCAATGAGCCACCTGGTGACGAGGACAGCGGAGATAAAA GAGAGTCTGGAGGAATAGCAATGCTGACGAGTGTGATCGTGGGTGCTCTGACTTTTGTCCTTGTACTGGTCATCATCGGTCTGGTTGTGAAAGTCAGGAAACTTCAGACAG CTGCCACTGAAGAAAATAATCCACAACAGTGTGAG AATCTGCTCTCTGATCAGCTGAAGGATGCAGCTGTGAGATTTTACCCGACATCA TTTTGTCTGACCTTGGTCACTGTCCAGATCGAGCATAGTTAG
- the LOC119027489 gene encoding uncharacterized protein LOC119027489 isoform X6: protein MKSFTLIAALTLCSFSWISASVSQSQTVEAQPGEGVTLWCNNTYNNGAVIFWFRLVDRTEVSCVSVMIHSKEAKYCEGFQNGKFEMRISNNTVSLKMHFVVKSDAGLYFCGFYTSGIITFSVTRLNVKGYFYPYFFSLKGGNEPPGDEDSGDKRESGGIAMLTSVIVGALTFVLVLVIIGLVVKVRKLQTAATEENNPQQCENLLSDQLKDAAVRFYPTSVRSRRPASEREVETHIIYTASRQTQKVLSDLGHCPDRA from the exons ATGAAGAGCTTCACCTTGATAGCAGCTTTGACTCTCTGCAGCTTTA gctggatctctgcctcagtctctcagtctcagACTGTGGAGGCTCAGCCTGGTGAAGGAGTCACACTGTGGTGCAACAACACCTACAACAATGGTGCTGTGATATTCTGGTTCAGACTGGTCGACAGAACCGAggtcagctgtgtctctgtcatgatCCATTCCAAAGAAGCTAAATACTGTGAAGGATTTCAAAATGGGAAATTTGAAATGAGAATCAGCAACAACACTGTCtctctcaaaatgcattttgtggTTAAATCTGATGCAGGACTGTATTTCTGTGGATTTTACACTAGTGGAATTATCACTTTCAGTGTCACACGTTTAAATGTCAAAG GCTACTTTTATccttactttttttctttaaaaggcgGCAATGAGCCACCTGGTGACGAGGACAGCGGAGATAAAA GAGAGTCTGGAGGAATAGCAATGCTGACGAGTGTGATCGTGGGTGCTCTGACTTTTGTCCTTGTACTGGTCATCATCGGTCTGGTTGTGAAAGTCAGGAAACTTCAGACAG CTGCCACTGAAGAAAATAATCCACAACAGTGTGAG AATCTGCTCTCTGATCAGCTGAAGGATGCAGCTGTGAGATTTTACCCGACATCAGTAAGAAGCAGGAGGCCTGcatcagagagagaagtggaaaCTCATATCATTTATACTGCCAGCAGACAGACTCAGAAGG TTTTGTCTGACCTTGGTCACTGTCCAGATCGAGCATAG